One stretch of Clostridia bacterium DNA includes these proteins:
- a CDS encoding SUF system Fe-S cluster assembly regulator: MIRLSKLTDYGLVLLTVIARDRNGSLRTARDLAAESRLPIPTASKLLKTLLNSGLLISHRGIKGGYSLARRPADISVAEVISALEGEIALTECSTDISGLCDLEHSCPTKANQRVISQAIRETLERVTLSDLARPLQLTAIKDGHGNYVSTITRSSEKVQ; the protein is encoded by the coding sequence ATGATCCGATTATCCAAGCTCACGGACTACGGGTTAGTCCTTTTGACGGTAATAGCTCGCGACCGCAATGGTTCGCTGCGCACGGCGCGCGACCTGGCGGCTGAGTCGCGGCTGCCAATACCAACCGCGAGCAAGCTCCTGAAGACACTACTGAATAGTGGGCTGCTGATATCGCATCGGGGCATCAAGGGCGGTTACAGCCTTGCGAGGCGACCGGCCGACATTTCGGTCGCCGAAGTCATTTCCGCTCTGGAAGGCGAGATCGCGCTGACCGAGTGCAGCACGGATATCTCAGGTCTATGCGACCTTGAGCATAGCTGTCCGACGAAGGCGAATCAGCGGGTCATCAGTCAAGCCATACGAGAGACGCTGGAGAGGGTCACGCTTTCCGATCTGGCGCGGCCACTGCAATTGACAGCCATCAAAGATGGACACGGTAACTATGTGTCGACGATCACTCGGTCGTCTGAGAAGGTGCAATGA
- a CDS encoding MoaD/ThiS family protein, whose product MIRVVLPAHLRTLARADGEVKLEVEGLATQSSILDALETLYPVLRGTIRDHVTQKRRPFVRFFACEQDLSHEPPDTPLPEAVAAGAEPFLVVGAIAGG is encoded by the coding sequence ATGATTCGAGTCGTACTTCCGGCACACTTGCGAACGCTGGCGCGCGCCGACGGCGAGGTGAAACTCGAAGTCGAGGGACTGGCCACGCAGTCTTCGATTCTCGACGCACTCGAGACACTTTACCCGGTGCTGCGTGGGACGATACGTGATCACGTCACGCAAAAGCGAAGACCGTTTGTGAGGTTTTTCGCTTGCGAGCAGGACCTCTCCCACGAACCACCGGACACCCCGCTCCCCGAGGCCGTTGCAGCCGGGGCTGAGCCTTTTCTAGTCGTGGGCGCCATCGCTGGCGGCTAG
- the sufB gene encoding Fe-S cluster assembly protein SufB, giving the protein MSTELDNIRELAEREYKWGFITEIDEERVPRGLNEDIIRLISTKKREPDFMLQWRLKAFSHWASLQKAQAEPKWANIKYPPIDYQEIVYYSAPKTKPALESLEQLDPEILRTYEKLGIPLSEQKMLAGVAVDAVFDSVSVATTFKEKLAELGIIFCSFSEAVQNHPELVQKYLGSVVPHTDNFFAALNAAVFTDGSFVYVPQGVHCPMELSTYFRINAAETGQFERTLIVADDDSQVSYLEGCTAPIRDQNQLHAAVVELVALDNAQIKYSTVQNWYPGDKEGRGGIYNFVTKRGKCLGANSKISWTQVETGSAITWKYPSCILQGDNSVGEFYSVALTNNYQQADTGTKMIHLGKNTRSTIVSKGISAGHGQNTYRGGVKILKGATGARNYTQCDSLLIGDKCGAHTFPYIEVRNASARMEHEASTSKIGEDQLFYLRQRGLKAEDAVSMIVSGFCKRVFRELPMEFAVEAQKLLSVSLEGSVG; this is encoded by the coding sequence ATGAGCACAGAACTTGACAATATTCGAGAGCTTGCGGAGCGCGAGTATAAGTGGGGCTTCATCACCGAGATCGATGAGGAGAGGGTCCCGCGAGGACTGAATGAGGACATTATTCGCCTCATCTCAACCAAGAAGCGGGAGCCCGATTTCATGTTGCAGTGGCGGCTGAAGGCGTTTAGCCACTGGGCCTCGCTCCAGAAGGCGCAGGCCGAGCCCAAGTGGGCCAACATCAAATATCCGCCAATCGACTACCAGGAGATCGTGTACTACTCGGCGCCGAAAACGAAGCCAGCGTTGGAGAGTCTGGAGCAATTGGACCCGGAGATCCTGCGCACATACGAAAAGCTAGGTATTCCGCTTTCGGAGCAGAAGATGCTGGCGGGTGTGGCCGTCGATGCCGTATTTGACAGCGTCTCTGTGGCGACAACTTTCAAGGAAAAGCTGGCAGAGCTGGGAATCATTTTCTGCTCGTTTTCCGAGGCAGTGCAGAACCACCCTGAGCTAGTGCAGAAGTATCTTGGCTCGGTGGTTCCGCATACGGATAACTTCTTCGCGGCACTCAATGCGGCCGTGTTCACGGACGGCTCTTTTGTCTACGTGCCCCAAGGCGTTCATTGCCCGATGGAGCTCTCCACCTATTTCCGCATCAACGCCGCTGAGACGGGACAGTTTGAGCGCACGCTGATCGTCGCCGATGACGATTCGCAGGTGAGCTATCTCGAGGGCTGCACGGCTCCCATTCGCGACCAGAACCAGCTGCACGCGGCCGTGGTCGAACTGGTAGCGCTCGACAACGCGCAGATCAAGTACTCCACCGTGCAGAACTGGTATCCCGGCGACAAAGAAGGGCGGGGCGGAATCTACAACTTCGTAACGAAGCGCGGCAAGTGCCTGGGAGCTAATTCCAAAATCTCCTGGACGCAGGTGGAGACCGGTTCGGCGATCACGTGGAAGTACCCGAGTTGCATTCTCCAGGGCGACAACTCAGTAGGTGAGTTCTACTCCGTGGCTCTCACCAACAACTATCAACAGGCTGACACAGGAACAAAGATGATCCACCTCGGTAAGAACACGCGCAGCACGATTGTGTCCAAGGGAATCTCCGCTGGACACGGTCAGAATACGTATCGAGGGGGAGTCAAGATATTGAAGGGAGCGACAGGGGCTCGCAACTACACGCAGTGCGATTCGCTCCTGATCGGCGACAAGTGCGGCGCGCATACCTTTCCCTATATAGAGGTCAGGAACGCATCCGCTCGAATGGAGCACGAAGCTTCCACATCCAAGATTGGCGAAGATCAACTCTTCTATCTGCGCCAGCGCGGCCTCAAAGCTGAGGACGCCGTTTCGATGATCGTAAGCGGCTTCTGCAAGCGCGTCTTTCGCGAACTGCCTATGGAATTTGCAGTAGAGGCACAGAAGTTGTTGAGCGTCAGCCTGGAAGGCAGCGTTGGGTAG
- a CDS encoding iron-sulfur cluster assembly protein, producing the protein MLKTTWSSNMESHDGSKLLRIQAPDDHQEAPRMTTQQKQREGPLDEQMIWDELKTIYDPEIPVNIVDLGLIYSLKIVPLEQAGNRIEVDMSLTAPGCSMANVLKATAESKISQLPDVKDVQVNIVFDPPWHIGLMSEAAKLQLGL; encoded by the coding sequence GTGCTGAAGACAACTTGGAGCAGCAACATGGAATCGCATGATGGCAGCAAGTTACTTCGAATCCAGGCTCCGGATGATCATCAAGAGGCGCCGAGGATGACCACGCAGCAGAAGCAAAGAGAAGGCCCGCTCGATGAGCAGATGATCTGGGACGAACTGAAGACCATCTACGATCCGGAAATTCCGGTCAACATCGTTGACCTTGGCCTGATCTACTCATTAAAAATCGTGCCGCTCGAACAAGCTGGAAACCGGATCGAGGTGGACATGTCCCTGACGGCCCCAGGCTGCAGCATGGCTAACGTGCTGAAAGCCACCGCCGAGAGCAAGATCTCACAACTGCCGGATGTGAAGGATGTTCAGGTCAATATCGTGTTCGATCCGCCATGGCACATAGGTTTGATGTCGGAAGCGGCGAAGCTACAACTCGGTCTATAA
- a CDS encoding VOC family protein: MKKVSHIPEGYNTITPYLVVKGAAQAIDYYKEVFGASEIFRMDQPDGKVGHAELKIGNSHIMLADENPNMGPGYTSAASLGASPVSLYLYIPDVDNVVERAAAAGAKILKPVQDQFYGDRSGFIQDPFGHLWGIATHIEDVSPQELQERMKKMMPAA; the protein is encoded by the coding sequence ATGAAAAAGGTCTCGCATATTCCCGAAGGGTACAACACCATCACGCCTTACCTGGTCGTCAAGGGCGCTGCCCAAGCCATCGACTACTACAAAGAAGTATTTGGTGCTTCCGAGATCTTCCGCATGGACCAGCCTGACGGCAAAGTCGGCCACGCCGAGCTGAAGATCGGCAACTCACACATCATGTTGGCCGACGAAAATCCCAACATGGGGCCGGGTTACACCAGTGCCGCAAGCCTCGGCGCAAGCCCGGTGAGCTTGTATTTGTACATCCCGGATGTTGACAACGTAGTCGAGCGCGCCGCCGCTGCGGGTGCGAAGATTCTGAAGCCGGTTCAGGACCAGTTCTACGGAGATCGCTCCGGTTTTATCCAGGATCCATTCGGACACCTCTGGGGAATCGCAACTCACATAGAAGATGTGTCGCCGCAGGAATTGCAAGAGCGGATGAAGAAGATGATGCCGGCTGCGTAA
- a CDS encoding YciI family protein, producing MRFMVLIKANKDTEAGVMPSEQLLTAMGKFNEELVKAGVMLAGEGLQPSSKGARVKFSGEKRTVIDGPFAETKELIAGFWLWQVKSKEEAIEWVKRCPNPTGEEAEIEIRQVFEMENFGPEFTPELKQQEAQLRARLENRK from the coding sequence GTGCGCTTCATGGTGCTGATCAAAGCCAATAAAGACACCGAGGCGGGTGTGATGCCGAGCGAGCAGTTGTTGACTGCGATGGGGAAGTTCAATGAAGAATTGGTGAAGGCCGGGGTGATGCTCGCGGGCGAAGGGCTCCAACCGAGTTCGAAGGGCGCTCGCGTCAAGTTCTCGGGAGAGAAGAGGACGGTGATTGACGGTCCCTTTGCCGAGACCAAGGAGTTGATTGCCGGATTCTGGTTGTGGCAGGTGAAGTCCAAAGAAGAGGCGATCGAGTGGGTCAAGCGCTGCCCAAATCCGACCGGAGAAGAGGCGGAGATCGAGATTCGCCAGGTGTTCGAGATGGAGAACTTCGGTCCGGAGTTTACGCCTGAGCTCAAGCAGCAGGAGGCGCAACTGCGCGCACGCTTGGAGAACAGGAAGTAA
- the sufD gene encoding Fe-S cluster assembly protein SufD has translation MIAAPQQLDSYLASFSNFEQRAAGHDLPWLRKLRQDAFARFFEVGFPTTHDEDWRFTNVSRLAQTPFQLIRNGHELLSRAQIEKYQVAGAACQLVFVDGRWARELSSLPTDPQGIEVSGLAAQIASKPESVAAHLGSYLDIRRDAFCALNTAFAEDGAYVRVPRGVVVEAPICMLYLSTSADTPSVSFPRNLVIAEEGSQATIVEEYVSLYGVSVDGVSLSGSTTFCNTATELVAGENATISHYTIESESEQAFNISTLRIEQSRSANVASHSILLGGGLVRNNVHAVLAGEGSECLINGLFAGNGRQHLDNYMLVEHKSPHSSSRQFYNGILDGQSHGVFHGRIIVHKAAQKTDAKQTNRNLLLSDDAQIDTKPQLEIYADDVKCTHGATIGQIEQDALFYLRSRGIDEASARKLLLLAFASECLERMGNASARSHVAALIDAALFRVVHVPGASTQSGEEQPALRWNEVG, from the coding sequence TTGATTGCAGCGCCACAACAATTGGACAGCTATCTAGCGTCCTTCAGTAATTTCGAGCAGCGTGCCGCTGGTCACGATCTGCCATGGCTGCGAAAGCTCCGGCAGGACGCCTTTGCACGCTTTTTTGAAGTTGGCTTTCCGACAACTCATGATGAGGACTGGCGGTTCACCAACGTCTCGCGCCTGGCACAAACTCCATTCCAGTTGATACGGAATGGCCACGAGTTGCTGTCGCGCGCACAGATCGAAAAATATCAGGTCGCCGGAGCTGCCTGCCAGCTCGTGTTCGTAGATGGACGATGGGCGCGGGAGTTATCGTCACTACCGACTGATCCGCAAGGGATAGAAGTGAGTGGCTTAGCCGCTCAGATCGCGAGCAAGCCTGAGTCGGTCGCGGCTCATTTGGGTTCTTATCTAGACATTCGGCGGGACGCGTTTTGTGCCTTGAACACGGCCTTCGCGGAAGATGGCGCGTATGTTCGAGTCCCTCGTGGCGTTGTCGTAGAGGCCCCCATCTGCATGCTGTATCTCTCGACGAGCGCCGACACGCCCAGCGTCAGCTTTCCACGGAATCTCGTAATAGCCGAGGAAGGCAGCCAGGCCACGATCGTGGAAGAGTATGTTTCGCTTTATGGCGTTTCAGTCGATGGCGTTTCACTCTCTGGCAGCACAACGTTTTGCAATACGGCCACCGAGCTTGTCGCGGGAGAAAACGCAACCATCTCGCACTACACAATTGAGTCCGAAAGCGAACAGGCGTTCAATATCTCAACTCTTCGGATCGAGCAGTCAAGAAGCGCGAACGTTGCTTCGCACTCAATCTTGCTGGGCGGTGGACTTGTGCGTAATAACGTTCATGCAGTATTGGCGGGAGAAGGAAGCGAATGCCTGATCAATGGCCTGTTCGCCGGAAATGGCCGCCAGCATCTCGACAACTACATGCTCGTAGAACATAAGAGTCCGCACAGCAGTAGCAGGCAGTTCTACAACGGAATCCTTGATGGCCAGTCGCACGGCGTTTTCCACGGCCGCATCATCGTACACAAAGCGGCGCAAAAGACCGACGCCAAGCAGACCAACCGCAACCTGCTGCTTTCCGACGATGCGCAGATTGACACCAAACCACAACTGGAGATCTACGCCGACGACGTGAAGTGTACTCACGGCGCGACCATTGGCCAAATCGAACAGGATGCGCTCTTCTATCTGCGTTCTCGTGGTATCGACGAGGCTTCAGCGCGGAAACTCCTGCTGCTCGCCTTTGCCAGTGAGTGCCTGGAGCGCATGGGCAACGCTTCCGCGCGCAGCCATGTCGCGGCTTTGATCGATGCTGCCCTGTTCCGGGTCGTTCATGTGCCTGGTGCCTCGACGCAATCCGGCGAGGAGCAACCCGCGTTGCGATGGAATGAAGTTGGATGA
- the moeB gene encoding molybdopterin-synthase adenylyltransferase MoeB — MPASTDTAKPVNLTNEEILRYSRHLIMPEVALDGQQRLKAARVLCVGAGGLGSPVALYLAAAGVGTLGVVDFDVVDYTNLQRQIIHTTSDVGRSKVESAAEKIEAINPFVNVRRFDAKLSSKNALDMFREFDIIADGTDNFATRYLVNDACVLSGKPNVYASIFRFEGQASVFAAESGPCYRCLYPEPPPPGMVPSCAEGGVLGVLPGLLGVIQATEVIKLILGSGESLISRLLLVDALTMRFREVKLRKDPECPVCGLNPSVRELIDYDQFCGVRGEEMSSAAAVPEIQPEELKRRLDAGEDIFVLDVRDPHEYKICNLHGHLIPLGDLAQRVHELDPGREIVAHCKGGVRSAKAVEFLRKAGFLKVTSLAGGIIGWADKVDGKIPRY; from the coding sequence ATGCCTGCGTCAACTGATACTGCGAAGCCAGTCAATCTCACAAATGAAGAGATACTGCGTTATTCGCGGCATTTGATCATGCCGGAGGTCGCGTTGGATGGGCAACAGCGGCTCAAGGCGGCACGTGTTCTGTGCGTCGGGGCCGGAGGCCTTGGCTCGCCTGTTGCTCTGTATCTGGCCGCCGCCGGCGTCGGCACGCTCGGAGTGGTGGATTTTGATGTAGTGGACTACACCAACCTTCAGCGGCAAATCATTCACACGACCAGCGATGTAGGGCGCTCGAAAGTCGAGTCAGCTGCGGAAAAGATCGAAGCGATCAATCCGTTCGTTAATGTCCGCCGCTTCGACGCCAAGCTCTCAAGCAAAAACGCACTCGATATGTTCCGCGAGTTCGACATCATCGCCGATGGCACCGACAACTTTGCCACGCGCTACCTGGTGAACGACGCCTGCGTGCTGAGTGGAAAGCCCAACGTGTATGCATCCATTTTCCGGTTCGAGGGCCAGGCCAGCGTTTTCGCGGCGGAGAGCGGACCCTGTTACCGGTGCCTGTATCCCGAGCCGCCACCGCCGGGAATGGTGCCGTCCTGCGCAGAGGGAGGAGTGCTGGGTGTTTTGCCGGGCCTTCTCGGAGTCATTCAGGCGACCGAAGTTATCAAACTAATCCTTGGCTCTGGCGAGTCATTGATTAGCCGGCTCCTGCTCGTGGACGCACTGACAATGCGTTTCCGCGAGGTGAAACTGCGCAAGGATCCCGAATGCCCGGTGTGCGGCCTGAATCCGTCGGTCAGGGAATTGATCGACTATGACCAGTTCTGCGGAGTTCGTGGTGAAGAGATGTCCAGCGCCGCCGCGGTGCCGGAGATACAACCGGAAGAACTGAAGCGCAGGCTCGATGCGGGTGAAGACATCTTTGTGCTCGATGTTCGCGACCCGCATGAATATAAGATATGCAACCTGCACGGGCATCTCATCCCTCTCGGCGACCTCGCTCAACGTGTGCACGAGTTGGATCCCGGCCGGGAAATCGTCGCGCATTGTAAAGGCGGCGTTCGCAGCGCTAAAGCCGTCGAGTTCCTTCGCAAAGCGGGATTTCTAAAAGTCACAAGTCTAGCGGGCGGCATCATTGGCTGGGCCGACAAGGTTGACGGCAAAATCCCCAGGTATTAA
- a CDS encoding VOC family protein: MELDAYLTFNGECEAAFKFYEQCLGGKIEAMMTHGGSPAAEHVPPDWHKKILHARMTIGDRVLMASDAPPDRYQQPQGFSIALGIKELAEAERIFQALAENGKVQMPLQKTFWALRFGMVVDRFGTPWMINCEQPS; the protein is encoded by the coding sequence ATGGAATTGGATGCTTATCTGACTTTCAACGGCGAGTGCGAGGCAGCGTTCAAGTTTTACGAGCAGTGTCTTGGCGGCAAGATCGAGGCGATGATGACCCACGGGGGATCGCCCGCGGCAGAACACGTTCCACCGGACTGGCACAAGAAGATTCTTCATGCGCGCATGACCATTGGCGACAGGGTGTTGATGGCTTCCGACGCTCCGCCGGACCGCTATCAACAGCCACAAGGGTTCTCCATAGCGCTCGGCATTAAGGAACTCGCAGAAGCAGAGCGCATATTTCAGGCACTTGCGGAAAACGGCAAGGTGCAAATGCCGCTCCAGAAGACTTTCTGGGCGCTCCGCTTTGGTATGGTTGTCGACCGATTCGGCACACCATGGATGATCAACTGCGAACAACCATCCTGA
- a CDS encoding exo-alpha-sialidase: MSKVRVLVGTRKGAFVLTSDGKRERWDISGPHFAGWEIYHVKGSPVDPNRIYASQSSEWFGQVIQRSNDGGKTWDAVGNQFVYDGVPGTHQWYDGTAHPWEFKRVWHLEPSLTEPETVYAGVEDAALFRSTDGGQTWQELSGLRGHGSGPRWQPGAGGMCLHTVLLDPSNPQRIFIAISAAGAFRTDDAGKTWQPINRGLTSQHIPDPNADVGHCVHRIAMHPSRSGVLFMQKHWDVMRSDNSGDSWQEVSGNLPSDFGFVIDVHAHEPDTIYVVPIKSDSEHFPPDGKLRVYRSRTGGNEWEALTKGLPQSDCYVNVLRDAMAVDSLDSCGVYFGTTGGQVYASADAGDTWAPIVRDLPAVLSVEVQTLP; the protein is encoded by the coding sequence ATGAGCAAGGTACGGGTACTGGTTGGCACGCGCAAAGGAGCCTTCGTACTCACGTCAGACGGGAAACGTGAACGGTGGGACATCAGCGGTCCCCACTTTGCGGGCTGGGAGATTTACCACGTCAAGGGATCACCGGTTGACCCGAACCGGATCTATGCGTCCCAATCCAGCGAATGGTTCGGACAAGTTATCCAGCGCTCCAATGACGGTGGCAAGACGTGGGACGCGGTGGGGAATCAGTTCGTTTACGATGGCGTTCCCGGCACTCACCAGTGGTACGACGGCACGGCGCATCCTTGGGAGTTCAAGCGGGTGTGGCATCTTGAACCCTCGCTCACCGAACCGGAAACGGTCTACGCGGGAGTCGAAGACGCCGCCCTGTTTCGCTCGACCGACGGCGGGCAGACGTGGCAGGAGCTCTCTGGACTGCGCGGCCACGGTTCAGGGCCGCGTTGGCAACCGGGTGCGGGGGGAATGTGTCTGCACACGGTCCTTCTGGATCCGAGCAATCCCCAGCGTATCTTCATCGCTATCTCGGCGGCGGGTGCGTTCCGCACCGACGATGCCGGCAAGACCTGGCAACCGATTAACCGCGGGCTGACGTCCCAGCACATACCCGATCCAAATGCAGACGTGGGACACTGTGTTCATCGCATCGCCATGCACCCATCGCGTTCGGGCGTGTTATTCATGCAGAAGCATTGGGATGTCATGCGCAGCGACAACTCCGGCGATTCGTGGCAAGAGGTGAGCGGCAACTTGCCGTCCGATTTCGGGTTTGTTATCGACGTTCACGCGCACGAACCAGATACCATCTACGTCGTTCCGATCAAGAGCGACTCGGAGCACTTTCCGCCCGATGGCAAACTGCGCGTCTATCGTAGCCGGACAGGCGGCAATGAGTGGGAGGCACTCACGAAAGGCCTGCCGCAAAGCGACTGTTACGTGAACGTGTTGCGCGACGCGATGGCTGTCGACTCGCTCGATTCGTGTGGCGTGTATTTCGGCACCACAGGGGGACAGGTGTACGCATCGGCCGACGCCGGAGATACCTGGGCCCCGATCGTCAGAGACCTTCCGGCCGTGCTTTCCGTAGAGGTGCAGACGCTGCCATGA
- the sufC gene encoding Fe-S cluster assembly ATPase SufC: MSLLEIRNLHVRAAGHEILKGIDLKVGAGEVHSIMGPNGSGKSTLAQVLARRENYEVTEGQVLFEGRDLLAMKPEEAACEGVFMAFQYPLEIPGIGNAYFMRSALNAIRKCHGIPEMNAIEFLPFFRGKLKLLEMDEQLANRSVNEGFSGGEKKRNEILQMAILEPRLAILDETDSGLDIDALRIVAKGVNAMRSPDRGMILVTHYQRLLNYVVPDFVHVLVDGRIVRSGGPELALELEETGYGRPEPDTRPAMPA, from the coding sequence ATGAGCTTGTTGGAAATTCGCAATCTCCATGTCAGGGCCGCTGGGCATGAAATCCTGAAAGGCATCGACCTAAAGGTCGGAGCCGGCGAAGTGCATTCCATCATGGGACCGAACGGCTCGGGCAAGAGCACGCTCGCACAGGTGCTGGCTCGCCGCGAAAACTATGAGGTTACGGAAGGGCAGGTGTTGTTCGAGGGTAGAGATCTGCTCGCGATGAAGCCTGAAGAAGCCGCCTGCGAAGGTGTCTTTATGGCCTTTCAATATCCGCTCGAGATCCCGGGAATTGGCAATGCATATTTCATGCGTTCTGCGTTGAACGCCATTCGCAAGTGCCACGGCATCCCAGAAATGAATGCGATTGAATTTCTTCCGTTCTTCAGGGGAAAGCTGAAGCTGCTGGAGATGGATGAACAACTCGCGAATCGCTCGGTGAACGAAGGGTTTTCAGGCGGCGAGAAGAAACGGAACGAAATCCTCCAAATGGCGATTCTCGAACCAAGGCTCGCAATCCTCGACGAGACGGATTCAGGTCTCGACATAGACGCTTTGAGAATTGTCGCCAAGGGAGTGAATGCAATGCGAAGCCCGGATCGAGGGATGATTCTGGTTACGCACTACCAGCGCCTGCTGAACTATGTCGTTCCCGACTTTGTGCATGTCCTGGTGGATGGACGAATCGTCCGTTCGGGCGGTCCGGAGTTGGCGCTTGAGTTGGAAGAAACGGGCTATGGCCGCCCCGAGCCCGACACGCGCCCGGCGATGCCCGCATAA